From the genome of Streptomyces sp. V1I1, one region includes:
- a CDS encoding NAD(P)H-dependent glycerol-3-phosphate dehydrogenase: MTRAATKAAVFGTGSWGTAFGMVLADAGCDVTLWGRRAELVDAINTTRTNPDYLPGIELPSSLRATTDPAEALRGADFTVLAVPSQTLRGNLAEWAAKLPAETVLVSLMKGVELGTAKRMSEVIEEVAEVPAESVAVITGPNLAKEIAQRRPAAAVVACRDEAVAQRLQSACHTPYFRPYTNTDVVGCELGGAVKNVIGLAVGIADGMGLGDNAKGSLITRGLAETTRLGLAMGADPLTFSGLAGLGDLVATCCSPLSRNHTFGTNLGRGMTLQETIAVTRQTAEGVKSCESVLDLARRHGVDMPITETVVGIVHEGKPPVVALKELMSRAAKPERR; the protein is encoded by the coding sequence GTGACGCGCGCAGCCACCAAGGCAGCGGTATTCGGAACAGGCTCGTGGGGTACGGCCTTCGGCATGGTGCTCGCGGACGCGGGCTGCGATGTGACCCTCTGGGGCCGTCGCGCCGAACTCGTCGACGCCATCAACACCACCCGCACCAACCCCGACTATCTGCCGGGAATTGAGCTCCCCTCCTCGCTCCGGGCCACCACCGACCCGGCCGAGGCGTTGCGCGGCGCTGACTTCACCGTCCTCGCCGTCCCCTCCCAGACGCTCCGCGGCAACCTCGCCGAATGGGCGGCCAAGCTGCCCGCCGAGACCGTCCTCGTCTCCCTGATGAAGGGCGTCGAACTCGGCACCGCCAAGCGCATGAGCGAGGTCATCGAAGAGGTCGCCGAGGTCCCCGCCGAGAGCGTCGCGGTGATCACGGGCCCCAACCTCGCCAAGGAGATCGCCCAGCGCCGGCCTGCCGCGGCCGTCGTCGCCTGCCGCGACGAGGCCGTCGCCCAGCGGCTCCAGTCGGCCTGCCACACCCCGTACTTCCGCCCGTACACCAACACGGACGTGGTGGGCTGCGAACTCGGCGGCGCCGTCAAGAACGTCATCGGCCTCGCCGTCGGCATCGCGGACGGCATGGGACTCGGCGACAACGCCAAGGGCTCGCTGATCACCCGCGGCCTGGCCGAGACCACCCGGCTCGGCCTCGCGATGGGCGCGGACCCGCTGACCTTCTCCGGCCTCGCCGGACTCGGCGATCTGGTGGCCACCTGCTGCTCGCCGCTCTCCCGCAACCACACCTTCGGCACCAACCTCGGCCGCGGCATGACCCTCCAGGAGACCATCGCGGTCACCAGGCAGACCGCGGAAGGCGTCAAGTCCTGTGAATCGGTGCTCGATCTGGCACGCCGGCACGGCGTCGACATGCCGATCACCGAAACGGTCGTCGGCATCGTCCACGAGGGCAAGCCGCCGGTCGTCGCGCTCAAGGAGCTGATGTCACGCGCCGCCAAGCCCGAGCGCCGCTGA
- a CDS encoding 1-acyl-sn-glycerol-3-phosphate acyltransferase, with protein MSRRRIGFWYRLAAVISKPPLLVLFKRDWRGMENIPADGGFITAVNHNSYLDMFSYGHFQYNTGRVPRFLAKAVLFEAPVVGTLLRGTGQIPVYRESSNAVGAFRAAVDAVERGECVAFYPEGTLTRHPGMWPMTAKTGVARAALLTKAPVIPIAQWGANLAMPPYAQEKKVRFFPRKTLQVKAGPPVDLDRFYGEEPTPEVLRAATEAIMAAVTGLLEELRGEQAPAEPYDLRQVLAQQRRKAAEEGTK; from the coding sequence GTGTCCCGCCGTAGAATCGGCTTCTGGTACCGCCTGGCGGCGGTCATCTCGAAACCGCCGCTGTTGGTTCTGTTCAAGCGGGACTGGCGGGGGATGGAAAACATTCCGGCGGACGGCGGATTCATCACCGCCGTCAATCACAACTCGTATCTCGATATGTTCTCGTACGGCCACTTCCAGTACAACACCGGACGTGTGCCCCGATTCCTCGCCAAGGCGGTGCTCTTCGAGGCGCCCGTTGTCGGGACCCTGCTGCGAGGCACCGGCCAGATTCCCGTCTACCGCGAGTCCTCCAACGCCGTCGGCGCCTTCCGCGCCGCCGTGGATGCGGTGGAGCGCGGTGAATGCGTCGCCTTCTACCCCGAGGGCACTCTCACCCGCCATCCCGGCATGTGGCCGATGACTGCGAAGACCGGAGTCGCACGCGCGGCTCTGCTGACCAAGGCGCCCGTCATTCCGATCGCGCAGTGGGGCGCCAACTTGGCGATGCCGCCGTACGCGCAGGAGAAGAAGGTCCGCTTTTTCCCGCGTAAGACGCTTCAGGTGAAGGCGGGCCCGCCGGTCGACCTCGACCGTTTCTACGGCGAGGAGCCGACGCCCGAGGTGCTGAGGGCGGCGACTGAGGCCATCATGGCCGCGGTCACCGGTCTGCTGGAGGAACTGCGCGGCGAGCAGGCCCCCGCGGAGCCGTACGATCTGCGCCAAGTACTCGCACAGCAGCGCCGCAAGGCCGCCGAGGAGGGCACCAAGTGA